A region from the Actinoplanes sp. OR16 genome encodes:
- a CDS encoding SigE family RNA polymerase sigma factor yields the protein MRESAFHAYFERHHASLSRLAFLMTGESDVADDLAADALTECWRHWDRVTAADDPAAYGHGILMNLARQWVRRRGRERLLSLEPFRRSRESDLPAVLDVRGALRRLPHRRRACVVLRYAFDLPEREVATILGISVGAVKSSTSRGAKQLAELLGDSGVARLDGWEAAR from the coding sequence ATGCGCGAAAGCGCGTTCCATGCGTATTTCGAGCGGCATCACGCCTCCCTGTCCCGGCTGGCCTTCCTGATGACCGGCGAGTCCGACGTCGCCGACGACCTGGCCGCGGACGCCCTGACCGAGTGCTGGCGGCACTGGGACCGGGTCACCGCGGCCGACGACCCGGCCGCGTACGGGCACGGCATCCTGATGAACCTGGCCCGGCAGTGGGTCCGGCGGCGGGGACGGGAACGGCTGCTCTCGCTCGAGCCGTTCCGGCGGTCCCGGGAGAGCGACCTCCCCGCGGTGCTGGACGTCCGTGGCGCGCTGCGCCGGCTCCCCCATCGGCGGCGTGCCTGCGTGGTCCTGCGGTACGCCTTCGACCTGCCGGAACGCGAGGTCGCCACGATCCTCGGCATCTCCGTCGGCGCGGTGAAGAGCTCGACCTCTCGGGGCGCGAAGCAACTTGCCGAACTTCTGGGTGACAGCGGCGTGGCACGGCTCGACGGGTGGGAGGCGGCGCGATGA
- a CDS encoding MEDS domain-containing protein — translation MVGLLERLSPGDHACLVAGDEPALTRSVAAYIRTGLRARQRVVHLGRGEHVIAELVAQGVDVRSALAAGRLRMSSAAGEYVHGGHFDVDAAVAHFRSQAEQARADGFDGFRAFGDMSWAARAGRTALLSLYESRVNRIFADGFAMGVCFYDRRLFGPAQLRDIIRSHPCTITAHTDPAAVPLLRAVRIVTPDGIGVRLEGEADLSNRNALITVLEHLAEDCGATLTVEVTALRFADSATARTLLRVARGGRRTLRVLGCSAALRRLLLLHGAGPDVEFR, via the coding sequence ATGGTCGGCCTCCTTGAGCGGCTCAGCCCCGGCGACCACGCCTGTCTGGTCGCCGGTGACGAACCCGCATTGACCCGCAGCGTGGCCGCGTACATCCGGACGGGTCTGCGCGCCCGGCAGCGGGTGGTTCATCTCGGTCGGGGCGAGCACGTCATCGCCGAGCTCGTCGCGCAGGGCGTCGACGTGCGGTCGGCGCTGGCGGCCGGCCGGCTGCGGATGAGCTCGGCCGCCGGGGAGTACGTGCACGGCGGCCACTTCGACGTGGACGCCGCGGTGGCGCATTTCCGCAGCCAGGCCGAGCAGGCGCGCGCGGACGGGTTCGACGGGTTCCGCGCGTTCGGGGACATGTCGTGGGCGGCCCGGGCCGGGCGTACGGCGTTGCTCTCGCTCTATGAGAGCCGGGTCAACCGGATCTTCGCCGACGGCTTCGCGATGGGTGTCTGCTTCTACGACCGGCGGCTCTTCGGACCGGCCCAGCTGCGCGACATCATCCGCTCGCACCCGTGCACGATCACCGCGCACACCGATCCGGCGGCGGTGCCGCTGCTGCGTGCCGTCCGGATCGTCACTCCGGACGGGATCGGCGTCCGGCTGGAGGGCGAGGCCGACCTGTCCAACCGGAACGCGTTGATCACCGTCCTGGAACACCTGGCCGAGGACTGCGGCGCGACGCTGACCGTCGAGGTGACGGCGCTGCGATTCGCCGACTCGGCCACGGCCCGCACGCTGCTGCGGGTGGCGCGCGGAGGCCGGCGGACGCTGCGGGTGCTGGGCTGCTCGGCCGCGCTGCGCCGCCTGTTGCTGCTGCACGGCGCCGGCCCGGACGTCGAGTTCCGCTAG
- a CDS encoding polyprenyl synthetase family protein translates to MTAVNDFIDPGIRESISGFLEDVESGLRAAVTSPEPLISEVAAHLVEAGGKRFRPLVVALGVQFGRDEGARGGGRDEAVVMELTHLATLYHDDVMDEAPMRRGAASANSRWTNSIAVYVGDYLLARAAAIAAGLGEEAVRLQARTLAQLVRGQLAETVGPRGADPIRHHLRVIEDKTACLIATSARLGGMAAGLPREHVDTLEAFGTSIGIAFQLSDDLLDITSESEQSGKTPGTDLREGVPTLPAFYALAAGDTGADSRRLKELLTAGPLIDDELHAEALFLLRESAALKQARETVHGYAEDARRHARALPAGAPRRTLESLCRYIADRTG, encoded by the coding sequence ATGACTGCGGTGAACGACTTCATCGACCCCGGCATACGGGAGTCGATCTCCGGCTTCCTGGAGGACGTGGAGTCCGGGCTGCGTGCCGCGGTGACCAGTCCGGAGCCGCTGATCTCCGAGGTCGCCGCGCACCTCGTCGAGGCCGGCGGCAAACGGTTCCGCCCGCTCGTCGTGGCGCTGGGCGTGCAGTTCGGCCGGGACGAAGGCGCTCGCGGCGGCGGCCGGGACGAGGCGGTCGTCATGGAGCTGACCCACCTGGCCACGCTCTACCACGACGACGTCATGGACGAGGCGCCGATGCGCCGGGGCGCCGCCAGCGCGAACTCGCGGTGGACGAATTCGATCGCGGTCTACGTGGGTGACTACCTTCTGGCCCGGGCGGCTGCCATCGCCGCCGGGCTGGGCGAGGAGGCGGTGCGACTTCAGGCTCGTACGCTGGCCCAGCTCGTGCGAGGACAGCTCGCCGAAACCGTCGGGCCGCGTGGCGCCGATCCGATCCGCCACCACTTGCGGGTCATCGAGGACAAGACGGCCTGCCTGATCGCCACGTCGGCGCGACTCGGCGGTATGGCGGCCGGGTTGCCGCGCGAGCACGTCGACACCCTGGAGGCGTTCGGCACCTCGATCGGGATCGCCTTCCAGCTCTCCGACGACCTGCTCGACATCACGTCGGAGTCGGAGCAGTCCGGCAAGACGCCCGGCACCGACCTGCGTGAGGGCGTGCCGACGCTGCCGGCCTTCTACGCGCTCGCGGCCGGCGACACCGGAGCCGACTCGCGGCGGCTGAAGGAGCTGCTCACCGCGGGTCCGCTCATCGACGACGAGCTGCACGCCGAGGCGCTGTTCCTGCTGCGCGAGTCGGCGGCGCTGAAGCAGGCCCGGGAGACCGTGCACGGCTATGCCGAGGATGCCCGCCGGCACGCCCGGGCGCTGCCGGCCGGAGCGCCCCGGCGCACCCTCGAATCGCTGTGCCGTTACATCGCCGACCGGACCGGCTGA
- a CDS encoding VWA domain-containing protein, which translates to MIHKKLSIVAAIGLIAANVALGASPAQADEVPETQVEPPRVELVLDVSGSMRAADIDGQTRISVAKQAFNDVVDALPETTQLGIRVLGATYGGENKKVGCKDTQQIVEVGPVNRVAAKNAIATLKPTGFTPIGLALRKAAEDLGDTGSVRRIVLITDGEDTCTPPDPCTVARELAAKGTSLVVDTLGLTPDEKTRKQLVCISTATGGTYASADSEEQLTERIKQVVDRAALPPPVVPATVAGAEDCTKAPWLTAGVYTDRELIGEHRYYRVAVQPGQELRASVSIALDRELNRDYGVLLKASTTDGRELVRGVDAGSGRADVLSAGLRWSSGDISEQSDTCLIISNSFASKTAAGAPGMPLELSVDLVDASQAPDAPGLGRGWLLLFVLAIAGLVAGVLAGWLTRWWVATWREN; encoded by the coding sequence GTGATCCACAAGAAACTGTCCATAGTGGCAGCAATAGGATTGATCGCCGCTAATGTAGCGCTGGGCGCTTCGCCTGCTCAAGCCGATGAAGTGCCGGAGACTCAGGTGGAACCGCCCCGGGTCGAGCTCGTTCTGGACGTCAGCGGCTCGATGCGCGCCGCGGACATCGACGGGCAGACGCGGATCTCGGTGGCGAAGCAGGCCTTCAACGACGTCGTCGACGCGCTGCCGGAGACCACCCAGCTCGGGATCCGCGTGCTGGGGGCGACCTACGGCGGCGAGAACAAGAAGGTGGGTTGCAAGGACACCCAGCAGATCGTCGAGGTCGGTCCGGTCAACCGGGTGGCGGCCAAGAACGCGATCGCCACCCTGAAGCCGACCGGGTTCACGCCGATCGGGCTGGCGCTGCGCAAGGCGGCCGAGGATCTCGGGGACACCGGTTCGGTACGCCGGATCGTCCTGATCACCGACGGCGAGGACACCTGCACCCCGCCGGACCCGTGTACGGTCGCCCGCGAACTGGCAGCCAAGGGCACCAGCCTCGTCGTCGACACGCTCGGCCTCACCCCCGACGAGAAGACCCGCAAGCAGTTGGTCTGCATCTCGACGGCGACCGGTGGCACCTATGCGTCGGCGGACAGCGAGGAGCAGCTCACCGAGCGGATCAAGCAGGTGGTCGATCGTGCCGCGCTGCCGCCACCGGTCGTGCCGGCGACCGTCGCGGGCGCCGAGGACTGCACGAAGGCGCCGTGGCTGACGGCCGGGGTCTACACGGATCGGGAGCTGATCGGCGAGCACCGGTACTACCGGGTCGCCGTGCAGCCGGGCCAGGAGCTGCGGGCGTCGGTGAGCATCGCCCTGGACCGCGAGCTGAACCGTGACTACGGGGTGCTGCTGAAGGCGTCCACGACGGATGGCCGCGAGCTGGTCCGGGGAGTCGACGCGGGCAGTGGGCGGGCGGACGTGCTGTCGGCCGGACTGAGGTGGTCTTCTGGTGACATCTCCGAGCAATCGGATACCTGCCTGATCATCAGTAACTCATTCGCCTCGAAGACCGCTGCCGGCGCCCCCGGCATGCCCCTGGAACTCAGCGTCGACCTGGTCGACGCCTCACAGGCCCCGGATGCCCCGGGCCTCGGCCGCGGCTGGCTGCTGCTCTTCGTGCTCGCGATCGCGGGCCTCGTGGCCGGCGTGCTGGCCGGCTGGCTGACCCGCTGGTGGGTCGCCACCTGGAGGGAGAACTGA
- a CDS encoding Nramp family divalent metal transporter: MITDTTTRELPEPLSLRRMIGPGIVAVGIGMAAGEIILWPYLTAIGGLGLLWLAFTTLAVQFVINMEIERYTLATGQTALAGFSRWWKGWGIIICLAGAFQYVWPGWATSGSTVFTYLIGAGDPVWITVATLVIVGLLLTVSKVIYTTVERVEAVKVALTLFFLAVVVIFVISLGTWGDGAKATVTEFGQIPDGITFTLILSAIGAAGAGGVHNLVLSNWIRDKRYGMGAHVPRLISPITGQEEAAGADRYEFPIDDTSMARWKVWWKRANTEHLVTFVAVCFVTISIMSLLAYETLFGRADLKSDPSFLRIQGDIFSAEVGGWLRLLFLAVAAVSLWAAAMGLLDIIGRLASDFLRRTYLTDSARWTEPRLYLAVVWAEIVLGSAILLAGFTQPLGLLIVSTCAASVVTLLYSILLVRLNTRDLPTAIRLRGWRLIGMILAIGFYGFFAIAMVVTQLQRL; this comes from the coding sequence ATGATCACCGACACGACGACCCGCGAACTCCCCGAACCCCTATCCCTCCGCCGCATGATCGGTCCCGGCATCGTCGCCGTGGGCATCGGCATGGCCGCCGGCGAGATCATTCTGTGGCCGTACCTCACCGCGATCGGCGGTCTCGGCCTGCTCTGGCTCGCCTTCACCACCCTCGCCGTGCAGTTCGTCATCAACATGGAGATCGAGCGGTACACGCTCGCGACCGGCCAGACCGCCCTCGCCGGCTTCTCCCGCTGGTGGAAGGGCTGGGGCATCATCATCTGCCTGGCCGGCGCCTTCCAGTACGTCTGGCCGGGCTGGGCCACCAGCGGCTCGACCGTCTTCACCTATCTGATCGGTGCGGGCGACCCGGTCTGGATCACCGTGGCCACGCTGGTGATCGTCGGTCTCCTGCTCACCGTTTCCAAGGTCATCTACACGACCGTCGAACGCGTCGAGGCGGTCAAGGTCGCGCTCACCCTCTTCTTCCTCGCCGTAGTCGTCATCTTCGTGATCTCACTGGGCACCTGGGGAGACGGCGCCAAAGCCACCGTGACTGAATTCGGTCAGATCCCCGATGGCATCACGTTCACTCTCATCCTGAGTGCGATCGGTGCTGCGGGCGCCGGCGGCGTACACAATCTGGTCCTCAGCAACTGGATCCGCGACAAGCGTTACGGCATGGGCGCGCACGTGCCTCGCCTGATCTCCCCGATCACCGGCCAGGAGGAGGCGGCCGGCGCCGACCGCTACGAGTTCCCGATCGACGACACCTCGATGGCCCGCTGGAAGGTCTGGTGGAAGCGGGCGAACACCGAGCACCTGGTCACTTTCGTAGCGGTCTGCTTCGTGACGATCAGCATCATGAGCCTGCTCGCCTACGAGACGCTCTTCGGCCGTGCCGACCTCAAATCGGATCCGTCGTTCCTGCGCATCCAGGGCGACATCTTCTCCGCCGAAGTGGGCGGCTGGCTGCGCCTGCTCTTCCTCGCCGTCGCGGCAGTCTCCCTCTGGGCGGCGGCGATGGGCCTGCTCGACATCATCGGCCGGCTCGCCTCCGACTTCCTGCGCCGCACCTACCTGACCGATTCCGCACGCTGGACCGAGCCCCGCCTCTACCTGGCAGTCGTCTGGGCCGAAATCGTCCTCGGCTCCGCGATCCTGCTGGCCGGCTTCACCCAGCCCCTAGGCCTCCTGATCGTCTCCACCTGCGCGGCCTCGGTGGTCACCCTGCTCTACTCGATCCTCCTGGTCCGCCTCAACACCCGCGACCTGCCCACCGCGATCCGCCTGCGCGGCTGGCGCCTGATCGGCATGATCCTGGCGATCGGCTTCTACGGCTTCTTCGCCATCGCCATGGTGGTCACCCAACTGCAACGCCTTTGA
- a CDS encoding TetR/AcrR family transcriptional regulator translates to MTQEKPMLGVRRRDAERTRAELIEVATEEFAERGYSGARVDEIADRTRTTKRMIYYYFGGKEQLYLAVLERAYAEIRAAERAVDVDHLDPIAAVRKLAEVTFDHHEAHPAFIKLVGVENAQHAKHMNHVAGLVDLNSSAVAVLGGILERGVELGIFRSDVDALDVHMLISSFCFFRVANRHTFGALFDRDLLDPARRDFYRNMLGDLVTGYLRMKED, encoded by the coding sequence ATGACGCAGGAGAAACCGATGCTGGGAGTGCGGCGGCGCGATGCCGAGCGCACCCGTGCCGAGCTCATCGAAGTAGCCACCGAGGAGTTCGCCGAGCGCGGTTACAGCGGTGCCCGGGTCGACGAGATCGCCGACCGGACCCGGACCACCAAGCGGATGATCTACTACTACTTCGGCGGTAAGGAGCAGCTCTACCTCGCGGTCCTGGAGAGGGCCTATGCGGAGATCCGTGCTGCCGAGCGGGCCGTGGACGTCGACCATCTCGACCCGATCGCCGCGGTCCGCAAGCTCGCCGAGGTCACGTTCGACCACCACGAGGCGCATCCGGCGTTCATCAAGCTGGTCGGGGTGGAGAACGCGCAGCACGCCAAGCACATGAACCACGTGGCCGGCCTCGTGGATCTCAACAGCTCGGCCGTGGCGGTGCTGGGTGGGATCTTGGAACGCGGCGTCGAACTGGGCATCTTCCGCTCCGATGTCGACGCGCTCGACGTGCACATGCTGATCAGCTCGTTCTGTTTCTTCCGGGTCGCCAACCGGCACACGTTCGGCGCGCTCTTCGACCGGGACCTGCTCGACCCGGCGCGGCGTGACTTCTACCGGAACATGCTCGGCGACCTGGTCACCGGATATCTACGGATGAAGGAGGATTGA
- a CDS encoding acyl-CoA dehydrogenase family protein, with product MTDQLDLLDVAGLLSEEERQIQETVARFVADRVRPHIGDWFEQGTFPRELAPELGKLGLLGMHLDGYGCAGTSAVAYGLACLELEAGDSGLRSFVSVQGSLAMYSIHRFGSEEQKQEWLPRMAAGEAIGCFGLTEPDFGSDPANMRTRAVRDGDDWILNGTKMWITNGSIADVATVWAQTSEGIRGFLVPRGTPGFTSNTIKQKLSLRASITGELILDDVRLPASAQLPGATGLGAPLSCLSEARFGIVFGSAGAARDSLRVALDYAGSRVQFGRPIAAFQLTQEKLANMAVDLNTSLLLALHLGRLKDAGKLRAHQVSVGKLNNVRTALSIARECRTILGGSGITLEYSPLRHANNLESVLTYEGTSEIHTLVIGQTLTGHAAFR from the coding sequence ATGACTGACCAACTCGACCTGCTCGATGTCGCCGGCCTGCTCAGCGAAGAGGAACGGCAGATCCAGGAGACGGTGGCCCGCTTCGTGGCGGACCGGGTGCGCCCGCACATCGGCGATTGGTTCGAGCAGGGTACGTTCCCCCGCGAACTGGCGCCGGAGCTCGGCAAACTCGGCCTGCTCGGCATGCACCTCGACGGGTACGGCTGCGCCGGCACGAGCGCTGTCGCGTACGGGCTGGCCTGCCTCGAACTCGAAGCCGGCGACTCCGGCCTGCGCAGTTTCGTCTCCGTGCAGGGATCGCTCGCCATGTACTCGATCCACCGTTTCGGCTCCGAGGAACAGAAGCAGGAGTGGCTGCCCCGGATGGCGGCCGGCGAGGCGATCGGCTGCTTCGGCCTGACCGAACCCGACTTCGGCAGCGACCCGGCGAACATGCGCACCCGGGCCGTCCGCGACGGCGACGACTGGATCCTCAACGGCACCAAGATGTGGATCACCAATGGCAGCATCGCCGACGTCGCCACCGTGTGGGCGCAGACGTCCGAGGGAATCCGGGGCTTCCTCGTACCCCGCGGCACCCCCGGCTTCACCAGCAACACCATCAAGCAGAAGCTCTCCCTGCGCGCCTCCATCACCGGTGAGCTGATCCTCGACGACGTCCGCCTCCCCGCGTCCGCCCAGCTCCCCGGCGCCACAGGACTCGGCGCCCCGCTGAGCTGCCTGAGCGAGGCCCGCTTCGGCATCGTCTTCGGCTCGGCCGGCGCCGCCCGCGACAGCCTGCGCGTGGCCCTCGACTACGCCGGCAGCCGCGTCCAGTTCGGACGGCCGATCGCCGCTTTCCAGCTCACCCAGGAGAAACTCGCCAACATGGCGGTCGACCTGAACACGTCGCTGCTCCTCGCCCTCCATCTGGGCCGCCTCAAGGACGCCGGCAAGCTCCGGGCGCATCAGGTCAGCGTGGGCAAGCTCAACAACGTCCGCACGGCCCTGTCCATCGCCCGCGAGTGCCGCACCATCCTCGGTGGCAGTGGCATCACCTTGGAGTATTCGCCCCTGCGGCACGCCAACAACCTGGAGTCGGTCCTCACCTACGAAGGCACCTCCGAGATCCACACCCTCGTGATCGGCCAGACCCTGACCGGCCACGCCGCTTTCCGCTGA
- a CDS encoding shikimate dehydrogenase: MTNCRCGLIGSGIGTSLSPALHEAEGQAQGLDLTYTLFESPDLGRALDDAERDGFAGVNITHPFKQQVIGLLDDLSPQARAIGAVNTVVFRDGKRFGHNTDAYGFFRSFRANLPDVPVRHVVQLGAGGAGAAVAHALLELGATTVDIIDPDATRSRDLSQQIGQRPAGDLYESLQTADGLINTSPIGMHHHPGIPLPAEHLNRNPDLWVADIVYMPVETELLRAARAAGLRTLGGTAMCAYQAAAAFQLFTGTTPDIPRMLRHLDVLLQRRG; the protein is encoded by the coding sequence ATGACGAATTGCCGATGCGGATTGATCGGATCGGGGATCGGCACGTCGCTGTCACCGGCCCTGCACGAGGCGGAAGGGCAGGCACAGGGACTCGACCTCACGTACACCCTGTTCGAATCCCCCGACCTCGGCCGGGCCCTCGACGACGCCGAGCGCGACGGCTTCGCCGGGGTCAACATCACCCACCCCTTCAAGCAGCAGGTGATCGGGTTGCTCGACGACCTCTCGCCGCAGGCCCGCGCGATCGGGGCGGTCAACACCGTGGTGTTCCGGGACGGCAAGCGGTTCGGCCACAACACCGACGCGTACGGATTCTTCCGCTCCTTTCGCGCCAACCTGCCCGACGTTCCGGTCCGGCACGTCGTGCAGCTGGGAGCGGGCGGGGCCGGCGCGGCAGTGGCGCACGCCTTGCTGGAACTCGGTGCCACGACCGTGGACATCATCGATCCCGACGCGACCAGAAGTCGCGATCTATCGCAGCAGATTGGACAGAGACCAGCGGGCGACCTCTACGAAAGCCTGCAAACCGCCGACGGACTCATCAACACCAGCCCGATCGGCATGCACCACCACCCCGGAATCCCGCTGCCCGCAGAGCACCTGAACCGGAACCCCGATCTGTGGGTCGCCGACATCGTCTACATGCCGGTCGAGACGGAGCTGCTCCGCGCGGCCCGTGCCGCCGGCCTGCGCACGCTGGGCGGGACGGCGATGTGCGCCTACCAGGCGGCCGCCGCCTTCCAGCTCTTCACCGGAACCACCCCCGACATCCCTCGCATGCTGCGCCATCTGGACGTCCTCCTCCAGCGGCGCGGTTGA
- a CDS encoding bifunctional sugar phosphate isomerase/epimerase/4-hydroxyphenylpyruvate dioxygenase family protein translates to MRRSIATVCVSGTLDDKLTAAAAAGFDGIEIFENDLVVSPMSPREIRQRCADLGLAIELYQPFRDFEAVPPSLVKANLERARRKFDVMNQLGVSTILVCSSVHPLAVDDDELAAAHLSELSDVAAESGVRVAYEALAWGRHVSTWDHSWRIVQLADHPALGLCLDSFHVLSREVPPDGIAGITPGKIFFLQLADAPYLRMDVLQWSRHHRLFPGQGSFDLAGFVALTQAAGYDGPLSLEVFNDVFRQSDPARTAVDAMRSLIALEGGQPSSPALTGFAFTELAVDGTSGPALRSALRGLGFAHTGQHRTKPVELWEQARCRIVLNSAVTRPQDATITAFAVTSADPSQSLQRAEALRAPAHPNVREPGEAELAAITAPDGTSIFVTDPGNDWRNDFLPTGSVSTGAGLLTTDHLGLAQPFDNFDEAGLFYRSVLGLESLATEEYAAPFGLMRSRSLANADRSLRLALTVALLRRGDWAPAVSDPQHIAFTTTDIFATAAKLSLPPLSVSDNYYEDLIARFTLPEPFVASLRAHGILYDRDPSGGELLHLYTPVLGGRVFFEIVERRAAYDRFGESNAPVRMAAQRHSRLHGASAGGIDGGGERVR, encoded by the coding sequence ATGCGGCGCTCGATCGCTACGGTCTGCGTGTCCGGAACCCTCGACGACAAGCTCACCGCTGCTGCCGCGGCCGGCTTCGACGGCATCGAGATCTTCGAGAACGATCTCGTGGTGTCGCCGATGTCGCCCCGGGAGATCCGGCAGCGCTGTGCCGATCTCGGGTTGGCGATCGAGCTCTATCAGCCGTTCCGCGATTTCGAGGCGGTCCCCCCTTCACTGGTGAAAGCCAACCTGGAGCGGGCACGGCGCAAGTTCGACGTCATGAACCAGCTCGGTGTTTCGACGATCTTGGTGTGCTCGTCGGTGCACCCTCTGGCTGTCGATGACGATGAGCTGGCAGCTGCTCATCTATCGGAATTGTCCGATGTGGCGGCGGAGAGTGGCGTTCGCGTCGCCTATGAGGCCCTCGCCTGGGGACGCCACGTGTCCACCTGGGACCACTCGTGGCGGATCGTCCAGCTCGCCGATCATCCGGCACTCGGGCTGTGTCTCGACTCGTTCCATGTGCTGTCGCGGGAGGTGCCGCCGGACGGCATCGCCGGCATCACTCCCGGGAAGATCTTCTTCTTGCAGCTGGCGGACGCGCCGTACCTGCGGATGGACGTCCTTCAGTGGAGCCGCCACCACCGGCTCTTCCCGGGGCAGGGCAGTTTCGATCTGGCCGGGTTCGTGGCGTTGACGCAGGCCGCGGGCTATGACGGTCCGCTGTCCTTGGAGGTCTTCAACGACGTCTTCCGGCAGTCGGATCCGGCGCGGACGGCGGTGGACGCGATGCGTTCGCTGATCGCGCTGGAGGGCGGTCAGCCTTCATCGCCCGCCTTGACGGGATTCGCCTTCACCGAACTCGCCGTCGACGGCACGTCCGGCCCCGCGCTGCGATCCGCCCTGCGCGGCCTCGGGTTCGCGCACACCGGTCAGCACCGCACCAAGCCGGTCGAGCTCTGGGAGCAAGCCCGCTGCCGGATCGTCCTGAACAGCGCCGTCACTCGCCCGCAGGACGCCACGATCACCGCCTTCGCCGTGACCTCCGCTGATCCTTCCCAGTCACTCCAGCGTGCCGAGGCACTGCGGGCCCCGGCCCATCCGAACGTCCGCGAACCGGGCGAAGCGGAGCTCGCCGCGATCACCGCCCCGGACGGCACCAGCATCTTCGTGACCGATCCCGGCAACGACTGGCGCAACGACTTCCTGCCGACCGGCTCGGTGTCGACCGGCGCGGGCCTGCTGACGACCGACCATCTGGGCCTGGCGCAGCCGTTCGACAACTTCGACGAAGCGGGCCTCTTCTACCGCTCGGTGCTGGGCCTGGAATCGCTGGCGACTGAGGAGTACGCCGCACCCTTCGGCCTGATGCGTTCCCGCTCACTGGCGAACGCCGATCGCAGCCTGCGCCTGGCCCTGACCGTCGCGCTGCTGCGCCGAGGCGACTGGGCGCCGGCCGTGTCCGATCCTCAGCACATCGCCTTCACCACGACCGACATCTTCGCGACCGCGGCGAAGCTCTCCCTGCCACCCTTGTCGGTATCGGACAACTACTACGAAGACCTGATCGCCCGCTTCACGCTGCCCGAACCGTTCGTCGCCTCCCTGCGAGCCCACGGCATCCTCTACGACCGCGACCCGTCCGGCGGCGAACTGCTCCACCTCTACACCCCGGTCCTGGGCGGCCGCGTCTTCTTCGAGATCGTGGAACGCCGCGCCGCCTACGACCGATTCGGCGAGTCCAACGCCCCGGTCCGGATGGCCGCCCAGCGCCACAGCCGCTTGCACGGCGCCTCCGCCGGTGGGATCGACGGAGGCGGCGAGCGCGTCCGCTAG
- a CDS encoding peptidase: protein MRIAHLAASVAVLGTATLSLGFATPSPAPAVSSAGTSFLTAVAISPDQPATVSAVTGDYLYWSFSASAGQNPTLAATVTLPDSGRTGSQAWTVEVFDGLRRRQACVAGEQSPVADTGASSLALGCRLRQIRSWAEPWDGDPLPGTYYVRLSSTELPEQDLGLPIKVGLTLTAPAGDTGADQGELEAPLVPVNRPGEVLTAAPVVSASAEPTESAFSADWVPEFSSRWVWTVSGGVLAAITGLIGFSWTRRRRPA, encoded by the coding sequence ATGCGGATCGCTCATCTGGCCGCGTCCGTGGCCGTACTCGGAACCGCGACCCTGTCCCTGGGGTTCGCCACTCCCTCCCCGGCGCCCGCGGTGAGCAGCGCCGGCACGTCGTTCCTGACCGCGGTGGCGATCTCCCCCGATCAGCCGGCGACCGTCAGCGCGGTGACCGGCGACTACCTGTACTGGTCGTTCAGCGCGTCCGCGGGGCAGAATCCGACGCTCGCGGCGACGGTGACACTCCCGGATTCCGGCCGTACCGGCTCGCAGGCGTGGACCGTCGAGGTCTTCGACGGCCTGCGCCGGCGTCAGGCCTGCGTCGCCGGGGAGCAGAGCCCGGTCGCCGACACCGGCGCGTCGTCGCTGGCGCTCGGCTGCCGGTTGCGGCAGATCCGGTCGTGGGCCGAGCCGTGGGACGGCGACCCGCTGCCCGGCACCTACTACGTGCGGCTCTCCAGCACCGAACTCCCGGAGCAGGACCTCGGCCTGCCGATCAAGGTGGGCCTGACCCTGACCGCGCCGGCCGGTGACACCGGCGCCGACCAGGGCGAACTCGAAGCGCCGCTGGTGCCGGTCAACCGTCCCGGCGAAGTCCTGACGGCGGCGCCGGTGGTGTCGGCGTCGGCCGAGCCCACCGAGAGCGCCTTCTCCGCCGACTGGGTGCCGGAGTTCTCCTCCCGCTGGGTGTGGACGGTGAGCGGCGGTGTGCTGGCCGCGATCACCGGCCTGATCGGCTTCTCCTGGACCCGCCGGCGCCGCCCGGCCTAG